The following coding sequences lie in one Saccopteryx bilineata isolate mSacBil1 chromosome X, mSacBil1_pri_phased_curated, whole genome shotgun sequence genomic window:
- the MSL3 gene encoding MSL complex subunit 3 isoform X3: MSASEGMKFKFHSGEKVLCFEPDPTKARVLYDAKIVDVIVGKDEKGRKIPEYLIHFNGWNRSWDRWAAEDHVLRDTDENRRLQRKLARKAVARLGRKKKRCRLPGVDSVLRSLPVEEKDKKDENSISTSSDNSSEEKDEAVSDESDTEEKTKAKAGLELHMKRAMEERAITIDIPEVLKKKLEDDCYYINRRKRLVKLPCQTNIITILESYVKHFAINAAFSATERPRHHHAMSHATMNVHYIPAEKNVDLCKEMVDGIRITFDYTLPLVLLYPYEQVQYKKVTSSKFFLPIKESATSTSRSQEELSPSPPLLNPSTPQSTESQPTTGEPATPKRRKAEPEALQSLRRSTRHSANSDRLSESSASPQPKRRQQDASASMPKLFLHLEKKTPVHSRSSSPVPVTPSKEGSTVFASFEGRRTNEINEVLAWKLVPDSYPPGDQPPPPSCIYGAQHLLRLFVKLPEILGKMSFSEKNLKALLKHFDLFLRFLAEYHDDFFPESAYVAACEAHYSTKNPRATY; encoded by the exons ATTGTCGATGTTATTGTTGGGAAAGACGAAAAAGGCAGAAAGATCCCAGAATATCTGATACATTTTAATGGTTGGAACAGAAG ctgGGATAGGTGGGCAGCCGAAGATCATGTCCTCCGTGACACCGATGAAAATCGGAGATTACAGCGTAAATTGGCAAGAAAAGCTGTAGCTCGCCT agggaggaagaagaaacgCTGCCGCTTGCCTGGTGTTGATTCTGTCTTAAGAAGCCTCCCCGTtgaagaaaaggataaaaaggaTGAGAACT CGATAAGCACTTCCTCTGACAACAGTAGCGAAGAAAAGGATGAAGCAGTAAGTGACGAAAGTGACACTGAAGAAAAGACTAAAGCG AAGGCAGGACTGGAGCTGCACATGAAGAGGGCAATGGAAGAGAGAGCAATAACTATAGACATCCCCGAGGTTCTGAAGAAGAAGCTGGAGGACGACTGCTACTACATCAACAGGAGGAAGCGG TTAGTGAAACTTCCGTGCCAGACCAACATCATAACTATTTTGGAATCCTACGTGAAGCATTTTGCTATCAATGCAGCCTTTTCGGCCACTGAGAGACCTCGTCACCATCACGCCATGTCGCATGCCACCATGAATGTGCATTATATCCCAGCAGAAAAGAA TGTTGACCTTTGCAAGGAGATGGTGGACGGAATACGAATAACCTTTGATTATACTCTCCCGCTGGTCTTGCTGTACCCATATGAACAAGTTCAGTATAAAAAGGTGACTTCGTCTAAATTTTTTCTTCCGATTAAGGAGAGCGCGACAAGCACTAGTAG GAGCCAGGAGGAGCTCTCTCCAAGCCCCCCTTTGTTGAATCCGTCCACCCCGCAGTCCACAGAGAGCCAGCCGACCACCGGGGAACCGGCCACCCCGAAAAGGCGCAAAGCGGAGCCCGAGGCCCTGCAGTCTCTGCGGCGCTCCACGCGCCACTCTGCCAACAGCGACCGGCTGTCCGAGAGCAGCGCCTCTCCGCAGCCCAAGCGCCGGCAGCAGGATGCATCTGCCAGCATGCCCAAGCTGTTCCTGCACCTGGAAAAGA AGACGCCTGTGCACAGCAGATCCTCCTCGCCTGTCCCTGTGACCCCCAGCAAGGAAGGCAGCACGGTGTTTGCCAGCTTTGAAGGCAGAAGAACCAATGAGATAAATGAG GTCCTCGCCTGGAAACTGGTTCCTGACAGCTACCCGCCAGGTGACCAGCCTCCTCCGCCCTCTTGCATTTACGGGGCTCAACACTTACTGCGATTGTTTG tGAAACTTCCAGAAATCCTTGGCAAGATGTCCTTTTCTGAGAAGAATCTGAAGGCTTTACTGAAGCACTTTGATCTCTTTCTGAG GTTTTTAGCAGAGTACCATGATGATTTCTTTCCAGAGTCTGCCTACGTCGCGGCCTGTGAGGCACACTACAGCACTAAGAACCCCAGG
- the MSL3 gene encoding MSL complex subunit 3 isoform X4, translated as MSVNIKMHFSCGSRCAPFPRSRGRKKKRCRLPGVDSVLRSLPVEEKDKKDENSISTSSDNSSEEKDEAVSDESDTEEKTKAKAGLELHMKRAMEERAITIDIPEVLKKKLEDDCYYINRRKRLVKLPCQTNIITILESYVKHFAINAAFSATERPRHHHAMSHATMNVHYIPAEKNVDLCKEMVDGIRITFDYTLPLVLLYPYEQVQYKKVTSSKFFLPIKESATSTSRSQEELSPSPPLLNPSTPQSTESQPTTGEPATPKRRKAEPEALQSLRRSTRHSANSDRLSESSASPQPKRRQQDASASMPKLFLHLEKKTPVHSRSSSPVPVTPSKEGSTVFASFEGRRTNEINEVLAWKLVPDSYPPGDQPPPPSCIYGAQHLLRLFVKLPEILGKMSFSEKNLKALLKHFDLFLRFLAEYHDDFFPESAYVAACEAHYSTKNPRATY; from the exons ATGTCGGTCAACATTAAAATGCACTTCAGCTGTGGTTCTCGTTGCGCTCCTTTCCCCAGaagcagagggaggaagaagaaacgCTGCCGCTTGCCTGGTGTTGATTCTGTCTTAAGAAGCCTCCCCGTtgaagaaaaggataaaaaggaTGAGAACT CGATAAGCACTTCCTCTGACAACAGTAGCGAAGAAAAGGATGAAGCAGTAAGTGACGAAAGTGACACTGAAGAAAAGACTAAAGCG AAGGCAGGACTGGAGCTGCACATGAAGAGGGCAATGGAAGAGAGAGCAATAACTATAGACATCCCCGAGGTTCTGAAGAAGAAGCTGGAGGACGACTGCTACTACATCAACAGGAGGAAGCGG TTAGTGAAACTTCCGTGCCAGACCAACATCATAACTATTTTGGAATCCTACGTGAAGCATTTTGCTATCAATGCAGCCTTTTCGGCCACTGAGAGACCTCGTCACCATCACGCCATGTCGCATGCCACCATGAATGTGCATTATATCCCAGCAGAAAAGAA TGTTGACCTTTGCAAGGAGATGGTGGACGGAATACGAATAACCTTTGATTATACTCTCCCGCTGGTCTTGCTGTACCCATATGAACAAGTTCAGTATAAAAAGGTGACTTCGTCTAAATTTTTTCTTCCGATTAAGGAGAGCGCGACAAGCACTAGTAG GAGCCAGGAGGAGCTCTCTCCAAGCCCCCCTTTGTTGAATCCGTCCACCCCGCAGTCCACAGAGAGCCAGCCGACCACCGGGGAACCGGCCACCCCGAAAAGGCGCAAAGCGGAGCCCGAGGCCCTGCAGTCTCTGCGGCGCTCCACGCGCCACTCTGCCAACAGCGACCGGCTGTCCGAGAGCAGCGCCTCTCCGCAGCCCAAGCGCCGGCAGCAGGATGCATCTGCCAGCATGCCCAAGCTGTTCCTGCACCTGGAAAAGA AGACGCCTGTGCACAGCAGATCCTCCTCGCCTGTCCCTGTGACCCCCAGCAAGGAAGGCAGCACGGTGTTTGCCAGCTTTGAAGGCAGAAGAACCAATGAGATAAATGAG GTCCTCGCCTGGAAACTGGTTCCTGACAGCTACCCGCCAGGTGACCAGCCTCCTCCGCCCTCTTGCATTTACGGGGCTCAACACTTACTGCGATTGTTTG tGAAACTTCCAGAAATCCTTGGCAAGATGTCCTTTTCTGAGAAGAATCTGAAGGCTTTACTGAAGCACTTTGATCTCTTTCTGAG GTTTTTAGCAGAGTACCATGATGATTTCTTTCCAGAGTCTGCCTACGTCGCGGCCTGTGAGGCACACTACAGCACTAAGAACCCCAGG
- the MSL3 gene encoding MSL complex subunit 3 isoform X5 codes for MSASEGMKFKFHSGEKVLCFEPDPTKARVLYDAKIVDVIVGKDEKGRKIPEYLIHFNGWNRSWDRWAAEDHVLRDTDENRRLQRKLARKAVARLPMSVNIKMHFSCGSRCAPFPRSRGRKKKRCRLPGVDSVLRSLPVEEKDKKDENSISTSSDNSSEEKDEAVSDESDTEEKTKAKAGLELHMKRAMEERAITIDIPEVLKKKLEDDCYYINRRKRLVKLPCQTNIITILESYVKHFAINAAFSATERPRHHHAMSHATMNVHYIPAEKNVDLCKEMVDGIRITFDYTLPLVLLYPYEQVQYKKVTSSKFFLPIKESATSTSRSQEELSPSPPLLNPSTPQSTESQPTTGEPATPKRRKAEPEALQSLRRSTRHSANSDRLSESSASPQPKRRQQDASASMPKLFLHLEKKTPVHSRSSSPVPVTPSKEGSTVFASFEGRRTNEINEVLAWKLVPDSYPPGDQPPPPSCIYGAQHLLRLFVKLPEILGKMSFSEKNLKALLKHFDLFLRFLAEYHDDFFPESAYVAACEAHYSTKNPRATY; via the exons ATTGTCGATGTTATTGTTGGGAAAGACGAAAAAGGCAGAAAGATCCCAGAATATCTGATACATTTTAATGGTTGGAACAGAAG ctgGGATAGGTGGGCAGCCGAAGATCATGTCCTCCGTGACACCGATGAAAATCGGAGATTACAGCGTAAATTGGCAAGAAAAGCTGTAGCTCGCCT ACCCATGTCGGTCAACATTAAAATGCACTTCAGCTGTGGTTCTCGTTGCGCTCCTTTCCCCAGaagcagagggaggaagaagaaacgCTGCCGCTTGCCTGGTGTTGATTCTGTCTTAAGAAGCCTCCCCGTtgaagaaaaggataaaaaggaTGAGAACT CGATAAGCACTTCCTCTGACAACAGTAGCGAAGAAAAGGATGAAGCAGTAAGTGACGAAAGTGACACTGAAGAAAAGACTAAAGCG AAGGCAGGACTGGAGCTGCACATGAAGAGGGCAATGGAAGAGAGAGCAATAACTATAGACATCCCCGAGGTTCTGAAGAAGAAGCTGGAGGACGACTGCTACTACATCAACAGGAGGAAGCGG TTAGTGAAACTTCCGTGCCAGACCAACATCATAACTATTTTGGAATCCTACGTGAAGCATTTTGCTATCAATGCAGCCTTTTCGGCCACTGAGAGACCTCGTCACCATCACGCCATGTCGCATGCCACCATGAATGTGCATTATATCCCAGCAGAAAAGAA TGTTGACCTTTGCAAGGAGATGGTGGACGGAATACGAATAACCTTTGATTATACTCTCCCGCTGGTCTTGCTGTACCCATATGAACAAGTTCAGTATAAAAAGGTGACTTCGTCTAAATTTTTTCTTCCGATTAAGGAGAGCGCGACAAGCACTAGTAG GAGCCAGGAGGAGCTCTCTCCAAGCCCCCCTTTGTTGAATCCGTCCACCCCGCAGTCCACAGAGAGCCAGCCGACCACCGGGGAACCGGCCACCCCGAAAAGGCGCAAAGCGGAGCCCGAGGCCCTGCAGTCTCTGCGGCGCTCCACGCGCCACTCTGCCAACAGCGACCGGCTGTCCGAGAGCAGCGCCTCTCCGCAGCCCAAGCGCCGGCAGCAGGATGCATCTGCCAGCATGCCCAAGCTGTTCCTGCACCTGGAAAAGA AGACGCCTGTGCACAGCAGATCCTCCTCGCCTGTCCCTGTGACCCCCAGCAAGGAAGGCAGCACGGTGTTTGCCAGCTTTGAAGGCAGAAGAACCAATGAGATAAATGAG GTCCTCGCCTGGAAACTGGTTCCTGACAGCTACCCGCCAGGTGACCAGCCTCCTCCGCCCTCTTGCATTTACGGGGCTCAACACTTACTGCGATTGTTTG tGAAACTTCCAGAAATCCTTGGCAAGATGTCCTTTTCTGAGAAGAATCTGAAGGCTTTACTGAAGCACTTTGATCTCTTTCTGAG GTTTTTAGCAGAGTACCATGATGATTTCTTTCCAGAGTCTGCCTACGTCGCGGCCTGTGAGGCACACTACAGCACTAAGAACCCCAGG
- the MSL3 gene encoding MSL complex subunit 3 isoform X1 yields the protein MSASEGMKFKFHSGEKVLCFEPDPTKARVLYDAKIVDVIVGKDEKGRKIPEYLIHFNGWNRSWDRWAAEDHVLRDTDENRRLQRKLARKAVARLSRGRKKKRCRLPGVDSVLRSLPVEEKDKKDENSISTSSDNSSEEKDEAVSDESDTEEKTKAKAGLELHMKRAMEERAITIDIPEVLKKKLEDDCYYINRRKRLVKLPCQTNIITILESYVKHFAINAAFSATERPRHHHAMSHATMNVHYIPAEKNVDLCKEMVDGIRITFDYTLPLVLLYPYEQVQYKKVTSSKFFLPIKESATSTSRSQEELSPSPPLLNPSTPQSTESQPTTGEPATPKRRKAEPEALQSLRRSTRHSANSDRLSESSASPQPKRRQQDASASMPKLFLHLEKKTPVHSRSSSPVPVTPSKEGSTVFASFEGRRTNEINEVLAWKLVPDSYPPGDQPPPPSCIYGAQHLLRLFVKLPEILGKMSFSEKNLKALLKHFDLFLRFLAEYHDDFFPESAYVAACEAHYSTKNPRATY from the exons ATTGTCGATGTTATTGTTGGGAAAGACGAAAAAGGCAGAAAGATCCCAGAATATCTGATACATTTTAATGGTTGGAACAGAAG ctgGGATAGGTGGGCAGCCGAAGATCATGTCCTCCGTGACACCGATGAAAATCGGAGATTACAGCGTAAATTGGCAAGAAAAGCTGTAGCTCGCCT aagcagagggaggaagaagaaacgCTGCCGCTTGCCTGGTGTTGATTCTGTCTTAAGAAGCCTCCCCGTtgaagaaaaggataaaaaggaTGAGAACT CGATAAGCACTTCCTCTGACAACAGTAGCGAAGAAAAGGATGAAGCAGTAAGTGACGAAAGTGACACTGAAGAAAAGACTAAAGCG AAGGCAGGACTGGAGCTGCACATGAAGAGGGCAATGGAAGAGAGAGCAATAACTATAGACATCCCCGAGGTTCTGAAGAAGAAGCTGGAGGACGACTGCTACTACATCAACAGGAGGAAGCGG TTAGTGAAACTTCCGTGCCAGACCAACATCATAACTATTTTGGAATCCTACGTGAAGCATTTTGCTATCAATGCAGCCTTTTCGGCCACTGAGAGACCTCGTCACCATCACGCCATGTCGCATGCCACCATGAATGTGCATTATATCCCAGCAGAAAAGAA TGTTGACCTTTGCAAGGAGATGGTGGACGGAATACGAATAACCTTTGATTATACTCTCCCGCTGGTCTTGCTGTACCCATATGAACAAGTTCAGTATAAAAAGGTGACTTCGTCTAAATTTTTTCTTCCGATTAAGGAGAGCGCGACAAGCACTAGTAG GAGCCAGGAGGAGCTCTCTCCAAGCCCCCCTTTGTTGAATCCGTCCACCCCGCAGTCCACAGAGAGCCAGCCGACCACCGGGGAACCGGCCACCCCGAAAAGGCGCAAAGCGGAGCCCGAGGCCCTGCAGTCTCTGCGGCGCTCCACGCGCCACTCTGCCAACAGCGACCGGCTGTCCGAGAGCAGCGCCTCTCCGCAGCCCAAGCGCCGGCAGCAGGATGCATCTGCCAGCATGCCCAAGCTGTTCCTGCACCTGGAAAAGA AGACGCCTGTGCACAGCAGATCCTCCTCGCCTGTCCCTGTGACCCCCAGCAAGGAAGGCAGCACGGTGTTTGCCAGCTTTGAAGGCAGAAGAACCAATGAGATAAATGAG GTCCTCGCCTGGAAACTGGTTCCTGACAGCTACCCGCCAGGTGACCAGCCTCCTCCGCCCTCTTGCATTTACGGGGCTCAACACTTACTGCGATTGTTTG tGAAACTTCCAGAAATCCTTGGCAAGATGTCCTTTTCTGAGAAGAATCTGAAGGCTTTACTGAAGCACTTTGATCTCTTTCTGAG GTTTTTAGCAGAGTACCATGATGATTTCTTTCCAGAGTCTGCCTACGTCGCGGCCTGTGAGGCACACTACAGCACTAAGAACCCCAGG
- the MSL3 gene encoding MSL complex subunit 3 isoform X2 codes for MSASEGMKFKFHSGEKVLCFEPDPTKARVLYDAKIVDVIVGKDEKGRKIPEYLIHFNGWNRSWDRWAAEDHVLRDTDENRRLQRKLARKAVARLRGRKKKRCRLPGVDSVLRSLPVEEKDKKDENSISTSSDNSSEEKDEAVSDESDTEEKTKAKAGLELHMKRAMEERAITIDIPEVLKKKLEDDCYYINRRKRLVKLPCQTNIITILESYVKHFAINAAFSATERPRHHHAMSHATMNVHYIPAEKNVDLCKEMVDGIRITFDYTLPLVLLYPYEQVQYKKVTSSKFFLPIKESATSTSRSQEELSPSPPLLNPSTPQSTESQPTTGEPATPKRRKAEPEALQSLRRSTRHSANSDRLSESSASPQPKRRQQDASASMPKLFLHLEKKTPVHSRSSSPVPVTPSKEGSTVFASFEGRRTNEINEVLAWKLVPDSYPPGDQPPPPSCIYGAQHLLRLFVKLPEILGKMSFSEKNLKALLKHFDLFLRFLAEYHDDFFPESAYVAACEAHYSTKNPRATY; via the exons ATTGTCGATGTTATTGTTGGGAAAGACGAAAAAGGCAGAAAGATCCCAGAATATCTGATACATTTTAATGGTTGGAACAGAAG ctgGGATAGGTGGGCAGCCGAAGATCATGTCCTCCGTGACACCGATGAAAATCGGAGATTACAGCGTAAATTGGCAAGAAAAGCTGTAGCTCGCCT cagagggaggaagaagaaacgCTGCCGCTTGCCTGGTGTTGATTCTGTCTTAAGAAGCCTCCCCGTtgaagaaaaggataaaaaggaTGAGAACT CGATAAGCACTTCCTCTGACAACAGTAGCGAAGAAAAGGATGAAGCAGTAAGTGACGAAAGTGACACTGAAGAAAAGACTAAAGCG AAGGCAGGACTGGAGCTGCACATGAAGAGGGCAATGGAAGAGAGAGCAATAACTATAGACATCCCCGAGGTTCTGAAGAAGAAGCTGGAGGACGACTGCTACTACATCAACAGGAGGAAGCGG TTAGTGAAACTTCCGTGCCAGACCAACATCATAACTATTTTGGAATCCTACGTGAAGCATTTTGCTATCAATGCAGCCTTTTCGGCCACTGAGAGACCTCGTCACCATCACGCCATGTCGCATGCCACCATGAATGTGCATTATATCCCAGCAGAAAAGAA TGTTGACCTTTGCAAGGAGATGGTGGACGGAATACGAATAACCTTTGATTATACTCTCCCGCTGGTCTTGCTGTACCCATATGAACAAGTTCAGTATAAAAAGGTGACTTCGTCTAAATTTTTTCTTCCGATTAAGGAGAGCGCGACAAGCACTAGTAG GAGCCAGGAGGAGCTCTCTCCAAGCCCCCCTTTGTTGAATCCGTCCACCCCGCAGTCCACAGAGAGCCAGCCGACCACCGGGGAACCGGCCACCCCGAAAAGGCGCAAAGCGGAGCCCGAGGCCCTGCAGTCTCTGCGGCGCTCCACGCGCCACTCTGCCAACAGCGACCGGCTGTCCGAGAGCAGCGCCTCTCCGCAGCCCAAGCGCCGGCAGCAGGATGCATCTGCCAGCATGCCCAAGCTGTTCCTGCACCTGGAAAAGA AGACGCCTGTGCACAGCAGATCCTCCTCGCCTGTCCCTGTGACCCCCAGCAAGGAAGGCAGCACGGTGTTTGCCAGCTTTGAAGGCAGAAGAACCAATGAGATAAATGAG GTCCTCGCCTGGAAACTGGTTCCTGACAGCTACCCGCCAGGTGACCAGCCTCCTCCGCCCTCTTGCATTTACGGGGCTCAACACTTACTGCGATTGTTTG tGAAACTTCCAGAAATCCTTGGCAAGATGTCCTTTTCTGAGAAGAATCTGAAGGCTTTACTGAAGCACTTTGATCTCTTTCTGAG GTTTTTAGCAGAGTACCATGATGATTTCTTTCCAGAGTCTGCCTACGTCGCGGCCTGTGAGGCACACTACAGCACTAAGAACCCCAGG